Proteins encoded by one window of Amaranthus tricolor cultivar Red isolate AtriRed21 chromosome 4, ASM2621246v1, whole genome shotgun sequence:
- the LOC130810164 gene encoding berberine bridge enzyme-like 21, whose product MNSSFSILNPSFLFFQIFSLFSYTLSQSNLATYNNFLQCLQTQTTQTNISDIIYSKENTNYNSILQFYLRNLRFSYPTIPKPQLIITPFNPSQVSSTIICAKKLNLLIKIRSGGHDFEGLSYVSNDEPFIILDMNNFQRIKVDPITQTAYVEAGCSLGQLYYRIQEKSNSLGYPAGVCPTVGVGGHISGGGYGNMIRKYGLSVDHIIDATVVDSSGRILNRQSMGEDLFWAIRGGGGASFAVVISFTVELVPVPETVTVFNIKRFDNITELVYKWQILMKDIDHNLFIRLLLQPVSDPKVKGKKTARVTFIAMFLGDSRSLVSILDDKFPELGLKKEDCLEMSWGESVLNWANYDNKTSINVLLDRTYTAEYIKRKSDYVQNPIPKSGLDLLWKKLVEIGKVGLVFNAYGGRMNEIPASETPFPHRNGNLFKIQYSISWKDGGKVEDDKNIGMSRELYKFMTPYVSQNPRGAYLNYRDLDIGVNVNGTYNEGEVYGRKYFGENFDRLVKVKTMVDPHNFFRYEQSIPIMNSS is encoded by the coding sequence atgaattcttctttttctattttaaatccatcatttcttttttttcaaatattttcattattttcataCACATTATCACAATCTAATTTAGCTACTTACAATAAttttcttcaatgtttacaaaCCCAAACAACCCAAACAAACATTTCCGACATAATTTATTCCAAAGAAAACACAAATTATAATTCAATTCTACAATTTTATCTTAGAAATTTAAGATTTTCATACCCAACAATACCAAAACCTCAACTTATAATCACACCTTTTAATCCATCTCAAGTTTCATCCACCATAATTTGTGCTAAAAAACTTAACCTTCTCATAAAAATCCGAAGTGGGGGCCACGATTTCGAGGGTTTATCCTACGTGTCAAATGATGAACCATTCATTATCCTTGATATGAATAACTTCCAACGGATCAAAGTCGACCCGATAACCCAAACTGCTTACGTGGAAGCGGGTTGTTCATTGGGTCAATTATATTATCGGATCCAAGAAAAATCCAATAGTCTTGGGTATCCTGCGGGTGTGTGTCCTACCGTTGGAGTAGGTGGCCATATTAGTGGGGGTGGTTATGGTAATATGATAAGGAAATACGGATTATCCGTGGATCATATAATTGATGCTACGGTAGTTGATTCTTCGGGTCGGATATTAAACCGACAATCCATGGGTGAAGATTTGTTTTGGGCTATACGAGGGGGTGGTGGGGCAAGTTTTGCTGTGGTTATTTCTTTTACGGTTGAACTTGTACCCGTACCCGAGACCGTAACCGTTTTTAATATAAAACGGTTTGATAATATAACCGAATTGGTTTATAAATGGCAAATTTTGATGAAAGATATTGATCATAATTTGTTCATAAGATTATTATTACAACCTGTTAGTGACCCTAAAGTTAAGGGCAAAAAAACTGCTAGGGTTACATTTATAGCTATGTTTTTAGGTGATTCTAGAAGTTTGGTTTCTATTTTAGACGATAAATTTCCTGAACTCGGGTTAAAGAAAGAAGATTGTTTAGAAATGAGTTGGGGGGAGTCAGTTTTAAATTGGGCTAATTACgataataaaacatcaattaATGTTTTATTAGATAGGACTTACACGGCTGAATATATAAAGAGAAAATCAGATTATGTACAAAACCCTATTCCAAAATCAGGGTTAGATTTATTATGGAAAAAGTTAGTTGAAATAGGTAAAGTAGGGTTAGTTTTTAATGCTTATGGAGGAAGAATGAATGAAATTCCGGCGTCAGAAACGCCATTTCCTCACCGAAATGGGAATTTATTCAAGATTCAATACTCAATAAGTTGGAAGGATGGAGGGAAAGTTGAAGATGATAAGAATATAGGTATGTCAAGGGAACTATATAAGTTTATGACACCTTATGTGAGCCAAAATCCTAGGGGTGCTTACCTTAACTATAGGGATCTTGATATTGGAGTTAATGTTAATGGGACTTATAATGAAGGGGAAGTTTATGGGAGGAAATATTTTGGTGAGAATTTTGATAGGTTAGTTAAGGTGAAGACTATGGTTGATCCTCATAACTTTTTTAGATATGAACAAAGTATTCCTATTATGAATTCATCATAA
- the LOC130810165 gene encoding CDP-diacylglycerol--serine O-phosphatidyltransferase 1, producing the protein MVMEPDGRRRINRQDINHINGNASYSYADDELDPWTAWAYKPRTITLLFIGACFLIWASGALDPESSKSDDVVTSVKRGVWAMIAVFLTYCLLQAPSTVLIRPHPAIWRLVHGMAVVYLVALTFLLFQNRDDARQFMKYLHPDLGVELPEKSYGADCRIYVPEDPHNRFRNLYETIFDEFFLAHILGWWGKAIMIRNQPLLWVLSVGFELMELTFRHMLPNFNECWWDSIILDILLCNWFGIWTGMRTVRYFDGKTYDWVGISRQPNIIGKVKRTLGQFTPARWDKDEWHPLQGPWRFVQILFLCIVFLIVELNTFFLKFCLWIPPRNPIIIYRLILWWLIAIPTIREYNSYLQDRKPIKKVGALCWLALAICIVELLICIKFGEGLYPTPMPMWLVIFWTSFWLGLVTFLLMWTWKLHNYSKRKRQ; encoded by the exons ATGGTGATGGAGCCTGATGGCCGTAGGAGGATCAACCGCCAAGACATTAATCACATAAATGGCAATGCAAGTTATTCATATGCTGATGATGAACTTGATCCGTGGACTGCTTGGGCATACAAGCCTCGCACAATAACTTTGTTATTTATTGGTGCTTGTTTCCTTAT ATGGGCTAGTGGAGCTCTTGATCCCGAGAGCAGCAAATCTGATGATGTTGTTACATCGGTCAAAAG GGGTGTTTGGGCAATGATTGCAGTGTTTCTTACTTACTGTTTGTTACAAGCACCTTCAAC AGTCCTTATACGACCACATCCAGCAATTTGGCGTCTAGTTCATGGGATGGCTGTTGTCTACCTTGTTGCGCTGACGTTCTTGCTGTTTCAG AATCGTGATGATGCTCGCCAGTTCATGAAATATCTTCATCCAGATCTTGGTGTTg AACTTCCTGAAAAATCATATGGTGCAGATTGCCGAATCTACGTCCCAGAAGATCCCCACAACAGGTTTAGGAACCTTTAT GAAACAATATTTGATGAATTTTTCCTAGCGCACATTCTTGGGTGGTGGGGCAAGGCAATAATGATTCGGAATCAGCCCTTGCTCTGGGTCTTGTCCGTTGGTTTTGAATTGATGGAG CTCACCTTCCGTCATATGCTACCAAACTTCAACGAGTGTTGGTGGGACAGTATCATTCTGGACATATTGCTCTGCAATTGGTTTG GTATTTGGACTGGTATGCGAACTGTAAGATACTTTGATGGGAAAACATATGACTGGGTAGGAATAAGTCGTCAGCCAAATATTATCGGCAAG GTTAAACGTACTTTGGGGCAATTTACACCCGCGCGATGGGATAAAGATGAGTGGCATCCGCTGCAGGGTCCTTGGCGTTTTGttcaaattctttttctttgcATTGTGTTTTTGATAGTAGAGTTGAACACATTTTTTCTCAAGTTTTGTCTTTGGATTCCTCCCCGCAACCCTATTATAATCTATAGGTTGATATTATGGTGGCTTATTGCTATTCCAACTATTCGAGAATACAACTCCTATCTACAAGACAG GaaaccaataaaaaaagtgGGCGCGTTATGCTGGCTTGCATTGGCTATATGCATCGTTGAGCTACTAATTTGTATCAAGTTTGGAGAAG GTTTATACCCGACCCCGATGCCTATGTGGCTGGTTATTTTTTGGACGTCATTTTGGTTAGGCCTCGTCACATTTTTGTTGATGTGGACTTGGAAGTTGCATAATTATTCAAAGAGGAAGAGGCAATAA